The DNA sequence GATGAGAGGTATGGTCCCGCCCCCCCACGTAGAAGGGGCGTCCAGCGGCCAGTCGACCCGCCGTCACCAACGCGGTATCGAGGATCGGCACCGCGAGGATGAGCATGGGAAGGGCGATCACGGAGAACAGCCCCCGGGACAGGCCCGGTGCCGGGGCCAGCGCCAGGCCGCCCAGGAAGATCCCGAGGAACAGCGCCCCGGAATCGCCCATGAAGATCGACGCCGGGTGCACGTTGTAGACGAGGAACCCGACGACCGCGCCCACCAGCGCGAAGGCGAGCACGGCGAAGGGGATCTGTCCTCCCATCAGAAACAGGACACCGAGGAAGGCGGCCGCGATCGCGGTGACCCCGCCCGCGAGGCCGTCCATGTTGTCCAGCAGGTTCAGCGCGTTGGTCATGCCTACGAACCAGAACAGCGACAACAACACGTCCAGCGGTGCCCTATCGAACAAACGGAACGAGATCCCGGCCGACACCAGCGCGACCGCGGCCAGGAGTTGGAGCACCAGTTTCGGACCCGGCATCACCGGCTCCAGGTCGTCGCGCAGCCCGGTGAAGAACATCAGGAGACCCGCCCCGGCCAGGGCCAGTAGCCGGCGGCCGTTGGTCCCGGTCAGCCATTCCGGGTCCAGATGGCCGCCAAGCGCCAACAGCCCGATGCCCAGAGCCGCAGCCGACAGGAAGCCGAGCAGGATCGCGACGCCCCCCAGATACGGCGTCGCCCGCTCGGACCAGCGGTCGGAGCGGACTCCCTGGAGCCACCCGCCCGAGACCGACAGGCGGCGCACCAGCGGCGTCGCCAGCACAGCCACGGCAAAGCCCGAGACCGCGACCGCGAGCAGAATGAATGCGTCGATCACGGCTGCGCGCTCAACGTGGACCGGCCGCCGGGACCATAGAGCGCTTCGTAGTAGTCCTGGTAGCTTCCGTCTCGCACCCGACGCCACCAGGTCTCGTGGTGCACGTACCAGTCCACCGTGCTGCGCAGGCCCTGCTCGAACGGAACCACCGGAGCCCATCCCAACTCTTCGGCCGACCCACTCCAATCGATCGCGTAGCGCCGGTCGTGCCCCGGTCGATCCGGCACGAAGGCTAAACGGTCTCGACCCACGCCCAACCGATCGGCGATCGCTTCGACGACCTCCAGGTTGGTGCGCTCTGCGTCTCCCCCGAAGTGGTAGACGCGACCGGCGCTGCCGCGCTCGAGTACCGCGAGAACGCCCCGGCAGTGGTCGTCCACATGGATCCAATCACGGATGTGGAGACCGTCGCCGTAGATCGGCAGCCCCTTCCCCTCCAACGCGTTGGTGACCATCAGGGGGATGAGCTTCTCCGGGAATTGGTAGGGGCCGTAGTTGTTGGAGCAGCGTGTGACCCGGACATCCACCCCGTGGGTGCGCTGATAGGCGAGTGCGATCAGGTCTCCCGCAGCCTTGCTGGCGGCGTACGGGGAGCGTGGCGCCAGAGGAGTGGAGGGGTGGAAGCGCTCGCGGGGCCCCGTCGCGCGGGGGTCCTGCCAGGGAAGCTCGCCGTAGACCTCGTCGGTCGAGACCAGCACGACGGGGAGACCTCCGCGCCTGCGCACGCTGGCGAGCAGGGTCTCCGTGCCGACCACGTTCGTACGAATGAAGTCGGTTGCGGAAGCGATGGAGCGATCGACGTGCGATTCGGCCGCGAGATGCAGAACCGCGTCGGCATCC is a window from the Gemmatimonadota bacterium genome containing:
- the rfbB gene encoding dTDP-glucose 4,6-dehydratase; this translates as MKVVVTGGAGFIGSNLVRLILRERPQWEVVNLDLLTYAGNLENLTGVDEHPHYAFVHGDVADRTCLEAVLEDADAVLHLAAESHVDRSIASATDFIRTNVVGTETLLASVRRRGGLPVVLVSTDEVYGELPWQDPRATGPRERFHPSTPLAPRSPYAASKAAGDLIALAYQRTHGVDVRVTRCSNNYGPYQFPEKLIPLMVTNALEGKGLPIYGDGLHIRDWIHVDDHCRGVLAVLERGSAGRVYHFGGDAERTNLEVVEAIADRLGVGRDRLAFVPDRPGHDRRYAIDWSGSAEELGWAPVVPFEQGLRSTVDWYVHHETWWRRVRDGSYQDYYEALYGPGGRSTLSAQP